In the genome of Streptomyces racemochromogenes, one region contains:
- a CDS encoding SCO5717 family growth-regulating ATPase, translating to MSGDRNERRGGTWDVPTDDQSDAEPDVTGEFTIDYTPPAWYTQGAPAQAAPVPGLPGLPEGSGFEPHRPADVVSPPTMRIAPAQARPSEAPATPPAAVPAPATPSAAVPAPAAVPAAVPAPAPAATPGQGHAFPAQDEAAGQRHAFPTQDEVSGQGPGFPGAPALPAQGEAPAAAAFSAPGADGPGGHAAHGEASGQGPSFPAAPALPAAGAPVGGAEGRDGAAVSGAEGPGGQDSAPAARGEGPAAAQGFEATASSAGSPGPEAPGTEGSAAGGDVPGREAEALPALPGGTPAGFAAASAQAEPGAPFAVPTVAPLAVPSFADAVPPGFAQAPEEAAAAAPGRTPTPAEGTPVAGPTDTPFGGSGSELPPLPPAFASTGAPQGPGFPPAPPQGPEAPAPQDTPATAKAQPQGYGFPPGTPEAPAPQGTPGTAEAHPQQPQGYGFPPKGPEAPAPQHTPGTAEAQAQPPQGYGFPPKGPEAPAPQHTPGTTEAHPQPPQGYGFPPGAPDAPAPEAPRPPQGYGTPEAPAPQGTPGAHPQPPHGYGFPPVPPQQAQQPDPQGYGFPPHQPQQPAQQGYPAPQPPQAHWQQSGPGQGPGAPLGYTAAVELSSDRLIRAKQKPKPTRSGFRFGGKAAEADRQRKLELIRTPVMSCYRIAVISLKGGVGKTTTTTALGATLATERQDKILAIDANPDAGTLGRRVRRETGATIRDLVQAIPYLNSYMDIRRFTSQAPSGLEIIANDVDPAVSTTFNDEDYRRVIDTLGRQYPIILTDSGTGLLYSAMRGVLDLADQLIIISTPSVDGASSASTTLDWLSAHGYADLVSRSITVISGVRETAKMIKVEDIVQHFETRCRGVVVVPFDEHLAAGAEVDLDLMRPKTREAYFNLSALVAEDFTRAQQQAAQAHWGAPQAHQPPQAQPQQPGPYQQPPAQTPQGPSPYGQQPYPQPGQPWQPQQQPQQQPQPGPYQAPPRDPRLG from the coding sequence GTGAGCGGCGATCGGAACGAGAGGCGCGGCGGGACGTGGGACGTCCCGACGGACGATCAGTCCGACGCGGAGCCCGATGTGACGGGCGAGTTCACCATCGACTACACCCCGCCGGCCTGGTACACCCAGGGCGCGCCCGCGCAGGCCGCGCCGGTACCGGGGCTGCCCGGGCTGCCCGAGGGCAGCGGTTTCGAGCCCCACCGCCCGGCGGACGTGGTCTCGCCGCCGACGATGCGGATCGCCCCGGCGCAGGCCCGCCCGTCCGAAGCCCCTGCCACTCCGCCGGCAGCGGTCCCGGCCCCGGCCACCCCGTCGGCAGCGGTCCCGGCTCCGGCTGCGGTCCCGGCCGCGGTCCCCGCTCCGGCTCCGGCCGCGACCCCGGGTCAGGGGCACGCGTTCCCCGCCCAGGACGAAGCCGCGGGTCAGAGGCACGCGTTCCCCACCCAGGACGAAGTTTCGGGCCAGGGGCCCGGGTTCCCCGGCGCTCCGGCCCTCCCGGCCCAGGGCGAAGCTCCGGCCGCCGCCGCGTTCTCCGCACCGGGAGCCGACGGCCCGGGCGGTCACGCCGCTCACGGCGAGGCCTCGGGCCAGGGGCCCTCGTTCCCCGCCGCTCCGGCCCTGCCGGCCGCGGGTGCGCCCGTGGGGGGCGCCGAGGGCCGGGACGGCGCCGCCGTATCGGGGGCCGAGGGCCCGGGCGGGCAGGACAGCGCCCCGGCGGCCCGGGGCGAAGGCCCCGCCGCCGCGCAGGGGTTCGAGGCCACGGCGTCGAGTGCCGGGAGCCCGGGCCCGGAGGCACCCGGGACTGAGGGTTCCGCAGCGGGGGGTGACGTACCCGGCCGGGAGGCCGAGGCGTTGCCGGCCCTGCCCGGCGGGACCCCTGCGGGGTTCGCCGCCGCGTCCGCGCAGGCGGAGCCGGGGGCGCCGTTCGCGGTCCCCACCGTGGCGCCCCTCGCCGTGCCCTCCTTCGCCGACGCCGTACCTCCGGGGTTCGCGCAGGCCCCCGAGGAGGCGGCGGCTGCCGCACCCGGGCGGACGCCCACTCCGGCCGAGGGAACTCCGGTCGCGGGGCCCACGGATACTCCGTTCGGGGGATCCGGCTCCGAACTGCCGCCTCTCCCGCCCGCGTTCGCCTCCACGGGCGCACCCCAGGGCCCCGGCTTCCCGCCCGCCCCGCCCCAGGGCCCCGAGGCACCGGCACCGCAGGACACGCCCGCCACCGCCAAGGCCCAGCCGCAGGGGTACGGGTTCCCGCCCGGCACCCCCGAGGCACCGGCGCCCCAGGGCACCCCCGGCACCGCCGAGGCACACCCGCAACAGCCGCAGGGCTACGGGTTCCCGCCCAAGGGCCCCGAAGCCCCGGCACCCCAGCACACGCCCGGCACCGCCGAGGCACAGGCGCAGCCCCCGCAGGGCTACGGGTTCCCGCCCAAGGGCCCCGAAGCCCCGGCACCCCAGCACACCCCCGGCACCACCGAGGCACACCCGCAGCCCCCGCAGGGCTACGGCTTCCCGCCCGGCGCCCCGGACGCACCGGCACCCGAGGCACCGCGCCCCCCGCAGGGCTACGGCACGCCGGAGGCACCGGCACCCCAGGGGACGCCCGGGGCACACCCGCAGCCGCCGCACGGGTACGGGTTCCCGCCCGTGCCGCCCCAGCAGGCGCAGCAGCCGGACCCGCAGGGGTACGGGTTCCCGCCCCACCAGCCGCAGCAGCCGGCGCAGCAGGGGTACCCGGCCCCCCAGCCGCCGCAGGCGCACTGGCAGCAGTCGGGGCCCGGCCAGGGCCCCGGCGCTCCGCTCGGCTACACCGCCGCCGTGGAGCTGTCCTCCGACCGGCTGATCCGCGCCAAGCAGAAGCCCAAGCCCACCCGTTCCGGCTTCCGCTTCGGCGGCAAGGCCGCCGAGGCCGACCGGCAGCGCAAGCTGGAGCTGATCCGTACGCCGGTGATGTCCTGCTACCGCATCGCCGTCATCAGCCTGAAGGGCGGCGTCGGCAAGACCACGACGACCACCGCCCTCGGCGCCACCCTCGCCACCGAGCGCCAGGACAAGATCCTGGCCATCGACGCCAACCCCGACGCCGGCACCCTCGGCCGCCGCGTCCGCCGCGAGACCGGTGCGACGATCCGCGACCTGGTGCAGGCGATCCCGTACCTGAACTCGTACATGGACATCCGGCGGTTCACCTCCCAGGCCCCCTCCGGCCTGGAGATCATCGCCAACGACGTGGACCCGGCCGTCTCGACGACCTTCAACGACGAGGACTACCGGCGCGTCATAGACACGCTCGGCCGCCAGTACCCGATCATCCTGACCGACTCCGGCACCGGACTGCTCTACTCCGCCATGCGCGGCGTCCTGGACCTGGCCGATCAGCTGATCATCATCTCCACCCCGTCCGTGGACGGCGCGAGCAGCGCGAGCACCACGCTCGACTGGCTCTCCGCCCACGGGTACGCCGACCTCGTCTCCCGCTCGATCACCGTCATCTCCGGGGTCCGCGAGACCGCCAAGATGATCAAGGTCGAGGACATCGTGCAGCACTTCGAGACCCGCTGCCGCGGGGTCGTCGTCGTGCCGTTCGACGAGCACCTCGCGGCCGGCGCGGAGGTCGACCTCGACCTGATGCGGCCCAAGACCCGCGAGGCGTACTTCAACCTGTCCGCCCTGGTCGCCGAGGACTTCACGCGCGCCCAGCAGCAGGCCGCCCAGGCCCACTGGGGCGCCCCCCAGGCCCACCAGCCGCCGCAGGCACAGCCGCAGCAGCCCGGCCCGTACCAGCAGCCGCCGGCTCAGACCCCGCAGGGGCCCTCGCCGTACGGGCAGCAGCCGTACCCGCAGCCCGGACAGCCCTGGCAGCCGCAGCAGCAGCCGCAGCAGCAGCCGCAGCCCGGCCCGTACCAGGCCCCGCCGCGCGACCCGCGCCTCGGCTGA
- the rbfA gene encoding 30S ribosome-binding factor RbfA yields the protein MADNARAKKLADLIREVVAEKLQRGVKDPRLGTHVTITDTRVTGDLREATVFYTVYGDDEDRASAAAGLESAKGVLRSAVGRAAGTKFTPTLTFVADALPENARTIEDLLDKARASDAHVREVSSGAKYAGEADPYKKPGDEDDEDAAAE from the coding sequence GTGGCCGACAATGCGCGGGCGAAGAAGCTGGCGGACCTCATCCGGGAGGTGGTGGCCGAGAAGCTGCAGCGCGGAGTCAAGGACCCCCGCCTCGGTACGCACGTGACCATCACGGACACCCGGGTCACCGGCGACCTGCGGGAGGCCACGGTCTTCTACACGGTCTACGGCGACGACGAGGACCGGGCCAGCGCGGCAGCGGGTCTGGAGAGCGCCAAGGGCGTACTGCGCTCCGCGGTCGGCCGGGCGGCGGGAACCAAGTTCACGCCCACCCTGACCTTCGTCGCGGACGCCCTCCCGGAGAACGCCCGGACCATCGAGGACCTCCTCGACAAGGCGCGGGCCTCCGACGCCCACGTCCGCGAGGTGTCCTCCGGCGCCAAGTACGCCGGCGAGGCCGACCCGTACAAGAAGCCGGGCGACGAGGACGACGAGGACGCAGCCGCGGAATGA
- the truB gene encoding tRNA pseudouridine(55) synthase TruB, whose translation MSTNAGKTPDGLVIVDKPSGFTSHDVVAKMRGIAKTRRVGHAGTLDPMATGVLVLGVEKATKLLGHLALTEKEYLGTIRLGQNTLTDDAEGEITSSADASGVTREAVDAGIAKLTGDIMQVPSKVSAIKIKGVRSYKRARDGEDFEIPARPVTVSSFQVYDMREAEAEDGTKVVDLVVSVVCSSGTYIRALARDLGAGLGVGGHLTALRRTRVGPYKIDKARTLDQLQEELTVMPIGEAAAAAFARWDLDARRASLLANGVRIEMPDEYRDGRTVAVYGPEGRLLGLVESKGGKAKSLAVFA comes from the coding sequence ATGAGCACCAACGCAGGGAAGACTCCGGACGGCTTGGTCATCGTCGACAAGCCGTCCGGCTTCACTTCGCACGACGTGGTCGCCAAGATGCGCGGGATCGCCAAGACCCGCCGCGTCGGCCACGCCGGCACCCTCGACCCGATGGCGACGGGCGTCCTCGTCCTCGGCGTGGAGAAGGCCACCAAGCTCCTCGGCCACCTCGCGCTGACCGAGAAGGAGTACCTCGGCACCATCCGGCTCGGGCAGAACACCCTCACGGACGACGCCGAGGGCGAGATCACCTCGTCCGCCGACGCCTCCGGGGTGACCCGCGAGGCCGTGGACGCGGGCATCGCCAAGCTGACCGGCGACATCATGCAGGTCCCGTCCAAGGTCAGCGCCATCAAGATCAAGGGCGTGCGCTCCTACAAGCGCGCCCGCGACGGCGAGGACTTCGAGATCCCGGCCCGCCCGGTCACCGTCTCGTCGTTCCAGGTGTACGACATGCGCGAGGCCGAGGCCGAGGACGGCACCAAGGTCGTCGACCTCGTCGTCTCCGTCGTCTGCTCCAGCGGTACGTACATCCGCGCCCTCGCCCGCGACCTGGGCGCCGGCCTGGGCGTCGGCGGCCACCTCACCGCGCTGCGGCGCACCCGGGTGGGCCCCTACAAGATCGACAAGGCGCGCACGCTCGACCAGCTCCAGGAGGAGCTGACCGTCATGCCGATCGGCGAGGCGGCCGCGGCCGCGTTCGCGCGCTGGGACCTGGACGCCCGCCGGGCCTCGCTGCTCGCCAACGGCGTGCGGATCGAGATGCCGGACGAGTACCGGGACGGCCGGACCGTCGCCGTCTACGGGCCCGAGGGCAGGCTGCTCGGCCTCGTGGAGAGCAAGGGCGGCAAGGCGAAGTCCCTCGCGGTCTTCGCCTGA
- a CDS encoding DUF503 domain-containing protein: MYVGTLSFDLLLGDVHSLKEKRSVVRPIVAELQRKFSVSAAEVGDQDLHRRARIGVALVSGDAGFVSDVLDRCERLVAARPEVELLSVRRRYHGDED, encoded by the coding sequence ATGTACGTGGGGACTCTGTCCTTCGACCTGCTCCTCGGCGACGTCCACTCGCTGAAGGAGAAACGCTCCGTCGTCCGGCCCATCGTCGCCGAGCTCCAGCGCAAGTTCTCCGTGAGCGCGGCCGAGGTGGGAGACCAGGACCTGCACCGCAGGGCCCGCATAGGGGTCGCCCTGGTGAGCGGGGACGCGGGGTTCGTGTCGGACGTGCTCGACCGCTGTGAGCGGCTGGTCGCGGCGCGTCCGGAAGTGGAACTGCTGTCCGTGAGGCGGCGGTACCACGGTGATGAAGACTGA
- a CDS encoding serine protease: MTDEVTDGTRGAGRGAFAASEEPAAGSAARPVAGAATGAAAGLVVIRDRDGIPRGSGFVADDRGTVITSHDAVEGLAGMVLLASGDGGPGRPVSADDVTALPELGLALVRGAGLDVPPLPVAMREVIPPGTYVRLPARGWRQARVLAAGAEVTHTAAGRRHVLPAAVGLAIGTAGRDALRLGGEVRGGPVLDAATGAVLAVLGTALEAEHRPGSFAVPLRAAAAAAPGSPLAALLERNSATVPAYGADLNLAGALELTATTLGAAFPPAGAAEPAPDPVPRPGITAGLTAFTAGPDLVLGLVGAPGTGRTTALAALAADRARGPRPAPTLWLRGADLRGRDTSLADAVARALTAAARILTAAAPTPPAHTDRPAAAPAAPGHTPPAPTAPGPGGPGRAGSGPAGFGWGGAGGGVVAAGAGFAGEGVGERVARLAAAAGRPLLVVLDAPEEMPPRLAHHLEAWTGATADWLRGTGARLVVAARPEYWERAGDLYPPELLHTPARAARRLPPALPVGDLTPQEAREARARLGIPDDAVREADTRHPLTLRLLSGIRAAGVTAGRPGRDEVFAAHLDLLALRVAVRIAAAAGAGAAGPGAGHGAGVHAPGVRRLAARVAGRVHEAARRCLGPGQGQLDRAAFEELFPWRTGWASAVLTEGLLVPAGPGYRFAHEELSDWLQAGHLDVPGALDGLVHHGPADTGPPVPRHRIGPVLEALRRLPPAEARLRLDALVAALNTFAEQATAAASPGPVHPDRVWWASRLLRGTLLGADDATGHLPVLHALAEHVARSGTGEFGGWFWNRLRLPECDRIDLLRRLLPCDHRYLEAAARRLARAPHLVLPLVCAWFTDERRLRGRPGATVATAAQALLHTHRGLAVDDLTEALVRSAHPRADELLAVLAEDEPSALCRAVERWARDERPERRVAAAAYGLATAPHVRTPADRELLRHAARALLDRPGDTALHGPALAVLLRDPQARARYLPDALDCFRDPAGGSRLPASALVAALPVLPDPDAVFAALRARADGEVIRALAALTTPGLARRAGDLVRDHLARRPEDAPHAAAFVDRRLDQGPAAGPVLRPLVLGLLRGAPRPVRAELAGVLAAPGAEASYPLRAELADVLLREESDPAVLGAFLAGLAAGSCRRPEVRTRELLRRTGRQLLRVPGGPAVFEHRTVELARADPAFGALVSRWLTDAATEAAGLLGPGARRTVETLRRAAPDIT; encoded by the coding sequence ATGACGGACGAGGTCACGGACGGTACGAGGGGCGCGGGCCGCGGCGCCTTCGCGGCTTCCGAGGAGCCGGCCGCGGGGTCTGCCGCGCGGCCGGTCGCCGGGGCTGCCACGGGGGCGGCCGCGGGACTGGTGGTGATCCGGGACCGGGACGGGATCCCGCGCGGGAGCGGCTTCGTCGCCGACGACCGCGGCACGGTGATCACCAGCCACGACGCCGTCGAGGGCCTGGCCGGAATGGTCCTGCTCGCGTCCGGCGACGGGGGCCCCGGCCGGCCGGTATCGGCCGATGACGTGACCGCGCTGCCGGAGCTCGGCCTGGCCCTCGTGCGCGGCGCCGGACTGGACGTGCCGCCGCTGCCCGTGGCGATGCGCGAGGTGATCCCTCCCGGGACGTACGTACGCCTGCCCGCGCGGGGCTGGCGCCAGGCGCGGGTCCTCGCGGCGGGAGCGGAGGTCACCCACACCGCGGCCGGCCGCCGCCACGTACTCCCCGCAGCCGTCGGGCTGGCCATCGGAACCGCCGGCCGGGACGCCCTGCGGCTCGGCGGCGAGGTCCGCGGGGGACCGGTCCTGGACGCGGCGACCGGAGCGGTGCTCGCGGTACTGGGCACCGCTCTCGAAGCGGAGCACCGGCCCGGGAGCTTCGCCGTACCCCTGCGCGCGGCGGCCGCCGCCGCACCGGGAAGCCCCCTGGCCGCGCTGCTGGAGCGGAACTCCGCCACCGTGCCGGCCTACGGCGCGGACCTCAACCTGGCCGGCGCCCTGGAGCTGACCGCCACCACCCTCGGCGCGGCCTTCCCCCCGGCCGGCGCCGCCGAGCCCGCCCCCGACCCCGTGCCACGGCCCGGGATCACCGCCGGGCTCACCGCCTTCACCGCCGGGCCGGACCTCGTGCTCGGCCTGGTCGGGGCCCCCGGCACCGGCCGCACCACCGCCCTGGCCGCCCTGGCCGCCGACCGGGCCCGCGGACCCCGGCCCGCACCGACGCTCTGGCTCCGCGGAGCCGACCTGCGCGGCCGGGACACCTCGCTCGCCGACGCCGTGGCCCGCGCCCTGACGGCGGCGGCCCGCATCCTCACCGCCGCCGCCCCCACCCCGCCCGCCCACACCGACCGGCCCGCCGCCGCCCCGGCGGCTCCCGGCCACACCCCGCCGGCACCCACCGCCCCGGGCCCGGGCGGGCCCGGCCGCGCGGGGTCGGGCCCGGCGGGGTTCGGGTGGGGCGGGGCCGGGGGCGGGGTGGTCGCGGCGGGCGCGGGCTTCGCCGGAGAGGGCGTCGGGGAACGCGTGGCGCGGCTCGCGGCGGCCGCCGGGCGGCCGTTGCTGGTGGTGCTGGACGCCCCCGAGGAGATGCCGCCGCGGCTCGCGCACCACCTGGAGGCGTGGACCGGGGCCACCGCCGACTGGCTGCGCGGCACCGGGGCCCGGCTCGTGGTCGCGGCCCGGCCCGAGTACTGGGAGCGGGCCGGGGACCTCTACCCGCCGGAGCTGCTGCACACCCCGGCCCGCGCCGCCCGGCGGCTGCCGCCCGCGCTGCCCGTCGGCGACCTGACCCCGCAGGAGGCGCGCGAGGCCCGCGCCCGGCTGGGCATCCCGGACGACGCGGTGCGCGAGGCCGACACCCGGCACCCGCTGACCCTGCGCCTGCTCTCCGGGATCCGCGCCGCCGGAGTCACCGCCGGCCGCCCGGGCCGTGACGAGGTCTTCGCCGCGCACCTGGACCTGCTGGCCCTGCGCGTCGCCGTCCGGATCGCGGCGGCGGCCGGCGCGGGGGCGGCCGGCCCGGGGGCGGGCCACGGGGCCGGGGTGCACGCTCCCGGGGTGCGGCGGCTGGCGGCCCGGGTGGCCGGGCGGGTGCACGAGGCCGCCCGGCGGTGCCTCGGACCCGGGCAGGGCCAGCTGGACCGCGCCGCCTTCGAGGAACTGTTCCCCTGGCGCACCGGCTGGGCCTCCGCCGTCCTCACCGAGGGCCTGCTGGTCCCCGCCGGACCCGGCTACCGCTTCGCCCACGAGGAACTGTCCGACTGGCTCCAGGCCGGGCACCTCGACGTCCCGGGCGCCCTGGACGGCCTCGTGCACCACGGCCCCGCCGACACAGGCCCGCCCGTACCCCGGCACCGCATCGGGCCCGTACTGGAGGCCCTGCGCAGGCTCCCGCCCGCCGAGGCGCGCCTGCGGCTCGACGCCCTGGTGGCCGCCCTGAACACCTTCGCCGAGCAGGCGACCGCCGCCGCATCCCCGGGACCCGTCCACCCCGACCGCGTCTGGTGGGCCTCCCGCCTGCTGCGCGGCACCCTGCTCGGCGCCGACGACGCCACCGGGCATCTGCCCGTCCTGCACGCCCTCGCCGAGCACGTGGCGCGGTCCGGCACCGGCGAGTTCGGCGGCTGGTTCTGGAACCGGCTCCGGCTGCCCGAATGCGACCGGATCGACCTGCTGCGCCGGCTGCTGCCCTGCGACCACCGCTACCTGGAGGCCGCAGCCCGCCGCCTGGCCCGCGCCCCGCACCTCGTCCTGCCCCTGGTCTGCGCCTGGTTCACGGACGAACGCCGGCTGCGCGGCCGCCCCGGAGCCACCGTCGCCACCGCGGCGCAGGCCCTGCTGCACACGCACCGCGGCCTCGCGGTGGACGACCTCACCGAAGCCCTGGTGCGCTCCGCGCACCCGCGCGCCGACGAACTCCTCGCCGTCCTCGCGGAGGACGAGCCGTCCGCCCTCTGCCGGGCGGTCGAGCGCTGGGCGCGCGACGAGCGGCCCGAACGCCGCGTGGCCGCCGCCGCGTACGGCCTCGCCACCGCCCCGCACGTCCGCACCCCCGCCGACCGGGAGCTGCTGCGCCACGCCGCCCGGGCGCTCCTGGACCGCCCCGGCGACACCGCCCTGCACGGCCCCGCCCTCGCCGTCCTGCTCCGCGACCCGCAGGCGCGGGCCCGCTACCTGCCCGACGCCCTCGACTGCTTCCGCGACCCCGCGGGCGGCTCCCGGCTCCCGGCCTCCGCGCTGGTCGCGGCGCTCCCCGTACTGCCCGACCCGGACGCGGTGTTCGCCGCGCTGCGGGCCCGGGCCGACGGGGAGGTGATCCGCGCCCTGGCCGCGCTCACCACGCCCGGCCTGGCCCGCCGCGCGGGCGACCTCGTACGCGACCACCTCGCCCGCCGCCCCGAGGACGCCCCGCACGCCGCCGCCTTCGTGGACCGGCGCCTGGACCAGGGGCCGGCGGCCGGGCCCGTACTGCGCCCCCTGGTCCTGGGCCTGCTGCGGGGCGCCCCGCGGCCGGTCCGGGCCGAGCTGGCCGGCGTACTGGCCGCGCCCGGGGCGGAGGCCTCGTACCCGCTGCGGGCCGAGCTGGCGGACGTACTGCTGCGCGAGGAGTCGGATCCGGCGGTGCTCGGCGCCTTCCTGGCGGGGCTCGCCGCGGGGAGCTGCCGGCGCCCCGAGGTCCGTACCCGCGAGCTGCTGCGGCGCACCGGACGGCAGCTGCTGAGGGTGCCCGGCGGGCCGGCGGTCTTCGAGCACCGCACGGTGGAGCTGGCCCGGGCCGATCCGGCGTTCGGGGCGCTGGTCTCCCGCTGGCTCACGGACGCCGCGACGGAGGCGGCGGGCCTGCTGGGGCCGGGCGCCCGGCGTACCGTGGAGACTCTTCGTAGGGCCGCCCCGGACATTACCTGA
- a CDS encoding bifunctional riboflavin kinase/FAD synthetase, whose amino-acid sequence MQRWRGLEDIPQDWGRSVVTIGSYDGVHRGHQLIIGRAVAKARELGVPAVVVTFSPHPSEVVRPGSHPPILAPYDRRAELMAGLGVDALLILPFTAEFSQLSPADFIVKVLVDKLHARAVIEGPNFRFGHRAAGNVDFLRELGSTYDYEVDVVDLVERGEAGGGVPFSSTLARRLVAEGDMDGAAEILGRPHRVEGIVVRGAQRGRELGYPTANVETQPHTAIPADGVYAGWLTADGERMPAAISVGTNVQFDATERTVEAYAIDRVGLDLYGKQVCVDFLAYVRGMARFESLDGLLEAIADDVKRARVLTDAFDTARR is encoded by the coding sequence GTGCAGCGCTGGCGTGGCTTGGAGGACATCCCCCAGGACTGGGGACGCAGCGTCGTCACCATCGGCTCCTACGACGGCGTGCACCGGGGACACCAGCTGATCATCGGACGGGCCGTGGCGAAGGCCCGCGAGCTGGGCGTCCCGGCGGTCGTCGTCACCTTCAGCCCGCACCCGAGCGAGGTCGTGCGGCCGGGCAGCCACCCGCCGATCCTGGCCCCGTACGACCGCCGTGCCGAGCTGATGGCCGGCCTCGGGGTGGACGCGCTGCTGATCCTGCCGTTCACGGCGGAGTTCTCGCAGCTGTCCCCGGCCGACTTCATCGTGAAGGTGCTGGTCGACAAGCTGCACGCGCGCGCCGTCATCGAGGGCCCGAACTTCCGTTTCGGCCACCGGGCCGCCGGGAACGTCGACTTCCTGCGCGAGCTGGGCTCCACCTACGACTACGAGGTCGACGTCGTGGACCTGGTCGAGCGCGGAGAGGCGGGCGGCGGCGTGCCGTTCTCCTCCACGCTGGCCCGTCGGCTGGTCGCCGAGGGGGACATGGACGGCGCCGCCGAGATCCTGGGCCGCCCGCACCGGGTCGAGGGCATCGTGGTGCGCGGTGCGCAGCGCGGGCGCGAGCTCGGCTACCCCACGGCCAACGTCGAGACGCAGCCGCACACCGCGATCCCGGCCGACGGGGTGTACGCGGGCTGGCTGACGGCCGACGGCGAGCGGATGCCGGCGGCGATCTCGGTGGGTACGAACGTGCAGTTCGACGCCACCGAACGGACCGTGGAGGCGTACGCGATCGACCGCGTCGGCCTGGACCTGTACGGCAAGCAGGTGTGCGTGGACTTCCTCGCGTACGTGCGGGGGATGGCGAGGTTCGAGTCGCTCGACGGGCTGCTGGAGGCCATCGCGGACGACGTGAAGCGGGCGCGGGTCCTGACGGACGCCTTCGACACCGCGCGGCGCTGA
- the eccE gene encoding type VII secretion protein EccE: protein MSASATAPRAAAAAPARGGVTPHPRSGPGRFGPFRLQQLVLLQLAAAALLVAWVVEPLLLVPAGVLALVLALLALVRRHQRSLPEWIGGVLALRSRRRRAAAFTVPAGTEPGLAPLVEAEPALRTTAFGDRDRRPVGLVGDGTFLTAVVQVDAGATALRPDRAERPLPLSLIRDALEVDGIRLESAQLVQHTQPAPAPHLPARSTAALNYAPLQARTGTPAVRLTWIALKLDPELCPEAVAARGGGLAGAQRCVVRVADQLAGRLTGAGFRATVLTEQELTGALATSSCANPMAITQAGRSASTGRRTEETARTWRCDDRRHTTYWIGRWPRLGGAGAGLPQFVALLTSLPALATNFSLTVAPAERQGVTLTGYVRVTGRSDEELVAARRELERTARGVGAGLVRLDREQVPGLLASLPLGGAR, encoded by the coding sequence GTGAGTGCCAGTGCGACGGCGCCGCGGGCTGCCGCGGCCGCACCCGCACGCGGCGGGGTCACGCCGCATCCGAGGTCGGGCCCGGGCCGGTTCGGCCCGTTCCGACTGCAACAGCTCGTGCTCCTCCAGCTCGCGGCCGCCGCGCTGCTCGTGGCCTGGGTGGTGGAACCGCTGCTGCTGGTGCCCGCGGGCGTCCTGGCGCTGGTGCTCGCCCTGCTGGCCCTCGTCCGCCGCCACCAGCGCTCCCTGCCCGAGTGGATCGGCGGAGTGCTCGCCCTGCGCTCCAGGCGGCGCAGGGCCGCCGCCTTCACCGTGCCGGCGGGCACCGAGCCTGGGCTCGCGCCGCTGGTCGAGGCCGAGCCGGCGCTGCGCACCACGGCCTTCGGCGACCGCGACCGGCGGCCCGTCGGGCTGGTCGGCGACGGGACGTTCCTGACGGCGGTGGTCCAGGTGGACGCGGGCGCCACCGCGCTGCGCCCCGACCGCGCGGAGCGGCCGCTGCCGCTGTCCCTGATCCGGGACGCCCTCGAAGTGGACGGCATCCGGCTGGAGTCGGCGCAGCTGGTGCAGCACACCCAGCCCGCGCCCGCCCCGCACCTGCCCGCCCGATCGACGGCCGCGCTCAACTACGCTCCCCTGCAAGCCCGTACGGGCACCCCGGCGGTGCGGCTGACGTGGATCGCGCTCAAGCTCGACCCCGAGCTGTGCCCGGAGGCGGTCGCCGCGCGCGGCGGCGGCCTCGCGGGGGCGCAGCGCTGCGTGGTGCGGGTGGCGGACCAGCTGGCCGGCCGGCTGACCGGGGCCGGGTTCCGGGCCACCGTGCTCACCGAGCAGGAGCTGACGGGCGCGCTGGCCACCTCCTCCTGCGCCAACCCGATGGCGATCACCCAGGCCGGGCGGTCGGCGAGCACCGGCCGGCGCACGGAGGAGACCGCCCGCACCTGGCGCTGCGACGACCGGCGCCACACCACCTACTGGATAGGCCGCTGGCCCCGGCTGGGCGGGGCGGGGGCCGGGCTGCCGCAGTTCGTGGCGCTGCTCACGTCGTTGCCGGCCCTGGCGACCAACTTCAGCCTGACGGTGGCCCCTGCGGAGCGGCAGGGCGTGACCCTGACCGGGTACGTGCGGGTCACCGGGCGCAGCGACGAGGAGCTCGTGGCGGCCCGGCGGGAGCTGGAGCGGACCGCGCGGGGCGTAGGGGCCGGGCTGGTACGGCTCGACCGGGAACAGGTGCCGGGGCTGCTGGCCTCGCTGCCGCTGGGAGGGGCGCGATGA